From Triticum aestivum cultivar Chinese Spring chromosome 4A, IWGSC CS RefSeq v2.1, whole genome shotgun sequence, a single genomic window includes:
- the LOC123081583 gene encoding IQ domain-containing protein IQM6, giving the protein MGLSISYPPDDYLPADDDNSDRPFVRSLSFDNLSSLETPDSPPEMFDAVSSRGPAREGSLNARRKEGPPLHVNTTKPRLSPKPDKECCNHKHLSKYGADHLPPNSPVVGMVSPQHQAAAIRVQKVYKSFRTRRQLADCAVLVEQRWWKLLDFALLKQSSVSFFEVEKPETALTRWSRARIKAAKVGKGLSKDEKAQKLALQHWLEAIDPRHRYGHNLHYYYKSWLHCDSQQPFFYWLDVGEGKEINLEDQCPRWKLLHQCIRYLGPKEREFYEVMIENKMMMYKLSRKIVNTSEGPKDAKWIFVLSTTKILYIGTKSKGTFQHSSFLAGGATSAAGRLVVANGILKAVWPHSGHYRPTEANFREFMKYLRKGNVDLTDVKLSPTEGEEDEWLRSSLSQMDLTTEVSTPGKQGDTRAQPPRGDKKKIKPAVPAAPPSTSGEAVAGSPGMKRSSSGTRLQRKRPPRLTVSKNRLGKDAAEPDAGSFGDRLDFCKANLFTGRGAEGGEGAEVPAVPQEMIMHRINSKMAHKSYQLGQQLSLRWTTGAGPRIGCVRDYPPELQFRSLEQVSLSPRAGAGPPRLGATPRQRSPCTPSPLGAPVTPAGPLLQHGAA; this is encoded by the exons ATGGGTCTGTCGATCTCATACCCACCGGATGACTACTTGCCAGCAGATGATGACAACTCGGACAGGCCATTTGTCCGGTCCTTAAGCTTTGACAACCTCAGCAGCCTTGAGACCCCTGATTCGCCACCAGAAATGTTCGATGCGGTGAGCTCTAGGGGTCCTGCAAGAGAAGGGTCCTTAAATGCCAGGAGAAAAGAGGGTCCTCCATTACATGTTAATACTACGAAACCCAGGCTGAGTCCTAAACCTGACAAGGAATGTTGTAACCATAAGCACCTTTCGAAATATGGGGCAGATCACCTGCCACCAAATTCTCCGGTGGTAGGGATGGTCAGTCCGCAGCACCAGGCTGCAGCAATAAGGGTGCAGAAGGTATACAAGAGCTTCAGAACAAGACGACAGCTTGCTGACTGCGCTGTTCTTGTCGAACAACGGTG GTGGAAGCTTCTCGATTTCGCACTGCTCAAGCAAAGTTCGGTGTCATTCTTCGAGGTAGAGAAGCCAGAGACTGCCCTAACAAGATGGTCACGGGCCAGAATAAAGGCTGCCAAG GTAGGCAAAGGTTTGTCCAAGGATGAAAAGGCCCAGAAGCTCGCACTTCAGCATTGGCTAGAAGCA ATTGACCCCCGGCATCGATACGGTCACAACCTCCACTACTATTATAAAAGCTGGCTTCACTGCGACAGTCAACAACCTTTCTTCTACTG GTTGGATGTAGGTGAAGGAAAAGAGATTAATCTTGAGGACCAATGCCCAAGATGGAAGCTGCTGCACCAATGCATCAGGTATCTTGGCCCT AAAGAGAGGGAGTTCTATGAGGTAATGATCGAGAATAAGATGATGATGTACAAGCTGAGCCGCAAGATTGTCAACACGTCCGAGGGGCCCAAGGATGCAAAATGGATCTTTGTGTTGAGCACGACGAAAATTCTGTACATAGGCACG AAGAGCAAGGGAACATTTCAGCACTCCAGCTTCCTTGCCGGTGGAGCCACATCTGCTGCCGGGAGATTAGTCGTTGCGAACGGAATCCTAAAG GCTGTGTGGCCTCATAGCGGGCACTACCGGCCCACAGAGGCGAACTTCCGGGAGTTCATGAAGTATCTCAGGAAGGGGAACGTCGATCTCACCGATGTGAAG CTGAGCCCAACAGAAGGCGAGGAGGACGAATGGCTGAGGAGCAGCCTCTCCCAGATGGATCTAACAACGGAGGTCAGCACGCCGGGGAAGCAAGGAGACACCAGGGCCCAACCCCCTCGCGGTGACAAAAAGAAGATCAAACCGGCCGTGCCGGCGGCGCCACCTTCCACCAGCGGCGAGGCAGTCGCCGGCTCGCCGGGGATGAAGCGGTCCTCGTCGGGCACCCGGCTGCAGCGCAAGCGGCCGCCGAGGCTGACGGTGAGCAAGAACCGTCTGGGCAAGGACGCGGCGGAGCCGGACGCCGGCTCGTTCGGCGACCGGCTGGACTTCTGCAAGGCGAACCTGTTCACGGGGCGCGGCGCGGAGGGCGGGGAGGGGGCCGAGGTGCCGGCGGTGCCGCAGGAGATGATCATGCACCggatcaactccaagatggcgcACAAGTCGTACCAGCTCGGGCAGCAGCTGTCGCTCCGGTGGACGACCGGCGCCGGCCCGCGGATCGGGTGCGTGCGCGACTACCCGCCGGAGCTGCAGTTCCGATCGCTGGAGCAGGTTAGCCTgtccccgcgcgccggcgccggcccgcCCAGGCTCGGGGCGACCCCGCGGCAGAGGAGCCCGTGCACGCCGTCGCCCCTCGGCGCGCCCGTGACTCCCGCGGGGCCGCTGCTCCAGCACGGCGCGGCGTAG